A genomic region of Minwuia thermotolerans contains the following coding sequences:
- a CDS encoding glucan biosynthesis protein: MDPEAGMDRGGGCAGAWHKSAGLPGIDETHPMPVSLLQSTRRDFIAALSAGLGLLAVPRALASQAAFSPQVVIEEAAALARRDFTPPERIPEALSRLDYSTYRGIRFRKSEAIWATAPSRFSVELFAPGFLYNEGVDLFLVEEGVALPVAASAATFETPRPEIAALLDRVRRFAGFRVHYPINRDDYPDEFLVFQGASYFRAVSKDQRYGLSARGLAVDVAEPGGEEFPTFRRFWIERPQKGASHVVIHALLDSRSLTGAYHFTVRPGDPTTMDVEATLFPRRTVEHVGLGALTSMFMHGPMDMDSRPDHRPAVHDSLGLAMLTGRGERIWRPLANPRTLQIAAFVDQSPKGFGLIQRERGFEAFQDLEARYELRPSAWVRPVGDWGRGHVVLVEIPSDSEANDNIVAYWRPAEPLLEGETYAYSWQVSFPDDVPPPPGLARVIRSAQGMAFESDEREIVIDYAPVPGLDPADLSLDVTCVPGVLRQATVHVNEITGGLRAAVRFDPSGQPLSEIRVQPKRDDVPVGETWLYRWTAEG, from the coding sequence ATGGACCCGGAAGCTGGCATGGACCGCGGCGGCGGCTGTGCCGGTGCGTGGCACAAGTCCGCCGGCCTTCCAGGGATCGACGAGACCCATCCGATGCCAGTTTCCTTGTTGCAGTCGACGCGGCGCGACTTTATCGCCGCGCTCTCGGCCGGTCTCGGTCTGCTTGCCGTCCCGCGCGCGCTGGCGAGCCAGGCGGCGTTCTCGCCGCAGGTGGTGATCGAGGAAGCCGCGGCCCTGGCGCGGCGGGACTTCACGCCGCCCGAACGCATTCCGGAAGCTCTGTCGCGTCTGGACTATTCGACTTATCGCGGGATCCGCTTCCGCAAGAGCGAGGCGATCTGGGCGACCGCGCCCTCGCGTTTCTCGGTCGAGCTCTTCGCGCCCGGGTTCCTCTACAACGAGGGCGTCGACCTGTTCCTCGTCGAGGAGGGCGTCGCACTGCCGGTTGCCGCGAGCGCCGCGACCTTCGAGACGCCGAGGCCGGAGATCGCGGCGCTGCTCGATCGGGTGCGCCGCTTTGCCGGCTTCCGCGTGCACTATCCCATCAACCGCGACGACTATCCGGACGAGTTCCTCGTCTTTCAGGGCGCCAGCTATTTCCGCGCCGTATCCAAGGATCAGCGCTATGGCCTGTCGGCCCGGGGTCTCGCGGTCGACGTCGCCGAGCCCGGCGGGGAGGAGTTTCCGACCTTCCGCCGCTTCTGGATCGAGCGGCCGCAGAAGGGCGCCAGCCATGTCGTGATCCACGCCTTGCTGGACAGCCGGAGCCTGACGGGCGCCTATCACTTCACGGTCCGGCCCGGCGATCCGACGACGATGGACGTGGAGGCGACCCTGTTCCCCCGCCGGACGGTCGAACATGTCGGACTCGGCGCGCTGACGTCCATGTTCATGCACGGCCCGATGGACATGGACAGCCGTCCCGACCATCGGCCGGCAGTGCATGATTCGCTCGGTCTGGCGATGCTGACAGGCCGCGGCGAGCGGATCTGGCGGCCCCTGGCCAACCCCCGGACCCTCCAGATCGCCGCCTTCGTCGATCAGTCGCCGAAGGGCTTCGGTCTGATCCAGCGGGAGCGCGGCTTCGAGGCGTTCCAGGATCTGGAAGCGCGCTACGAACTCCGCCCGTCGGCCTGGGTCCGGCCTGTCGGGGACTGGGGACGCGGGCATGTCGTGCTGGTCGAGATCCCCTCCGACTCGGAGGCCAACGACAACATCGTCGCCTACTGGCGCCCGGCCGAGCCGCTGCTGGAAGGGGAGACCTATGCCTATTCCTGGCAGGTGAGCTTCCCCGACGACGTTCCGCCGCCGCCGGGCCTGGCCCGCGTCATCCGCAGCGCCCAGGGCATGGCCTTCGAATCCGATGAGCGCGAGATCGTCATCGACTACGCGCCCGTGCCGGGTCTGGATCCGGCGGATCTGAGCCTCGACGTTACCTGCGTCCCCGGTGTCCTGCGACAGGCCACCGTCCACGTCAACGAGATCACCGGCGGGCTCAGGGCTGCCGTCCGGTTCGATCCCTCCGGACAGCCCCTGAGCGAAATCCGTGTCCAGCCAAAGCGCGATGATGTCCCTGTCGGAGAGACCTGGCTCTACCGTTGGACGGCCGAGGGTTGA
- a CDS encoding AMP-binding protein, whose translation MKLEIPYPKAREDIVFRELIDRRAAEHPDRVFAVFDDGSAWTYADLRAKAVHVARGLAALGVGQGDHVVSWQPTGADALRTFLGVSYLGAVYVPFNTAYRGGLLEHVVWLSDAKVAVVHADLLDRLGEVKPHELQTVVTMGGPARDVPGLNVLESDALAPGEEPSAGEAPPPLDRPIEVWDTQCLIFTSGTTGPSKGVLSSGKQLAITSAVLYYWLDGSDRILLNLPMFHISGTSLTTRALQTGGSLAVVDSFRTEEFWPMVRRLGVTCTLMMGSMASLLAKLPETEDERATPLKSMLVAPLTTEAIAFARRVGVEWYTTFNMSEISVPLISRRNPEKAGTCGRLREGAEVRIVDDHDNELPAGAVGEMIIRDDEPWALNSGYYKNPEATAKAWTNGWFHSGDAVMRDADGDYFYVDRKKDAIRRRGENISSYEVETEVAAHPDVQEAAAIAVPSEHGEDEVMVVVIPAAGRKLEPAELVEFLVPRMAHFMVPRYVRIVDELPRTPTMKVRKVVLREQGITTDTFDREAAGMRVRGHRFARGDANSGGTARSSA comes from the coding sequence TTGAAGCTGGAAATTCCATATCCGAAGGCCCGAGAGGACATCGTCTTCCGGGAACTGATCGACCGCCGCGCGGCGGAACATCCGGACAGGGTGTTCGCCGTCTTCGACGATGGCAGCGCCTGGACCTATGCGGATCTCCGCGCGAAGGCCGTGCACGTCGCCCGCGGCCTCGCCGCGCTGGGCGTGGGGCAGGGCGATCACGTCGTCTCCTGGCAGCCGACAGGGGCCGATGCCCTGCGCACCTTTCTGGGCGTGAGCTATCTCGGCGCCGTCTACGTCCCGTTCAATACGGCCTACCGCGGCGGCCTGCTGGAACACGTGGTGTGGCTGTCGGACGCGAAGGTCGCGGTCGTCCACGCCGACCTGCTTGACCGCCTGGGCGAAGTGAAGCCGCATGAACTGCAGACTGTCGTCACAATGGGCGGCCCGGCCCGGGACGTGCCGGGACTGAACGTCCTGGAGAGCGATGCGCTGGCCCCTGGCGAGGAACCGTCCGCCGGCGAGGCGCCGCCGCCGCTCGATCGCCCGATCGAGGTCTGGGACACACAGTGCCTGATATTCACGTCCGGGACCACGGGCCCGTCGAAGGGCGTGCTATCGTCCGGCAAGCAACTCGCGATCACGTCGGCCGTGCTCTACTACTGGCTCGACGGTTCGGACCGGATTCTGCTCAACCTGCCGATGTTCCATATTTCGGGAACGTCGCTGACCACCCGCGCCCTGCAGACCGGTGGCTCCCTGGCCGTCGTCGATTCCTTCCGGACGGAGGAGTTCTGGCCGATGGTCCGCCGGCTTGGCGTGACCTGCACACTGATGATGGGGTCGATGGCGTCCCTTCTGGCCAAGTTGCCCGAAACCGAGGACGAACGCGCGACGCCGCTGAAATCGATGCTTGTGGCGCCGCTTACGACCGAGGCGATCGCTTTCGCCCGGCGGGTCGGCGTCGAATGGTACACCACATTCAACATGTCGGAGATCAGTGTGCCGCTGATCTCCCGGCGCAATCCCGAGAAGGCCGGCACCTGCGGGCGTCTCCGCGAAGGCGCGGAAGTCCGCATCGTCGACGATCACGACAACGAGCTGCCTGCCGGCGCTGTGGGCGAGATGATCATCCGCGACGACGAGCCGTGGGCGCTGAATTCCGGCTACTACAAGAACCCGGAAGCCACGGCGAAGGCCTGGACGAACGGGTGGTTCCACTCCGGCGACGCGGTGATGCGCGACGCTGACGGCGACTACTTCTACGTCGACCGCAAGAAGGATGCGATCCGCCGCCGGGGCGAGAACATCTCCTCATACGAGGTCGAGACGGAGGTCGCGGCCCACCCGGACGTGCAGGAGGCCGCCGCGATTGCCGTACCCTCCGAGCATGGCGAGGACGAAGTCATGGTGGTCGTGATTCCCGCCGCGGGCCGCAAACTCGAGCCAGCCGAGCTGGTGGAGTTCCTCGTGCCGCGCATGGCCCACTTCATGGTGCCCCGCTATGTCCGCATCGTCGACGAACTGCCGCGTACGCCAACCATGAAGGTGCGCAAGGTCGTGCTCCGCGAACAGGGCATCACCACGGACACCTTCGACAGGGAAGCGGCCGGCATGCGCGTGCGCGGACACCGCTTCGCGCGCGGCGATGCGAATTCTGGCGGGACGGCCCGCAGTTCGGCCTAG
- a CDS encoding flavin-containing monooxygenase, translated as MSSSMERNTDEARLFEEAVAVANIPTLLMVLVQLTGELGWLEPRYRPSRGQGLDDNDSGGLPEDVQREIREASLEAILAWRAGKPVALPDPDPKLLVKMLSISMGEPVPEEYGEMTKAQLGLRPVEQEPIEVPEGFRALVIGAGASGMCMGVHLKAAGIPFEMIERNTEVGGVWLENRYPGAGVDTPNHLYSFSFVMWDWSKFFALRDELKAYLNHVADHFGLRDHIRFQTEVVSTEWVEDRQQWKVTTRDPSGREAVEYANIVVSAAGIFNPPVFPDIPGIDDFDGPSFHTSRWPDDLDLKGKRVAIIGNGASAMQICPEIQHDVESLTIYQRSLHWAAPFPHFRKPVPDALRFLIREVPLYQAWYRCRLGWTFNDRVHPALQKDPDWPDQERSLNAINDGHRKYFTKYIRDELGDRQDLLEKVVPPYPPFGKRMLMDNGWFRMLRNPKVELVTERIQKVDGNALVTEDGERREADVLIIATGFDVLRFINTYEARGRDGKSLREVWDDDDARAYMGTLVPGFPNYFILYGPNTQPGHGGSLLFVIEMQINYIMDLIRKMTKQDIGAAEIRKDVHDAYNAHVEKAHENMVWTHPGMQTYYRNDKGRVTVNFPYRNVDLFEMTREAKLDEYETEKRKAG; from the coding sequence ATGTCATCGAGTATGGAACGCAACACCGACGAAGCCCGTCTGTTCGAGGAGGCGGTCGCCGTCGCCAACATCCCGACGCTGCTGATGGTGCTGGTGCAGCTCACCGGCGAACTGGGCTGGCTGGAGCCGCGTTACCGGCCGTCGCGCGGGCAGGGCCTCGACGACAACGATAGCGGCGGCTTGCCCGAGGACGTTCAGCGGGAGATCCGCGAGGCGTCGCTCGAGGCGATCCTCGCCTGGCGGGCCGGCAAGCCGGTGGCGCTGCCCGATCCGGACCCGAAACTGCTGGTGAAGATGCTCTCGATCTCGATGGGCGAGCCGGTGCCGGAAGAGTACGGCGAGATGACGAAGGCGCAGCTTGGCCTCCGGCCGGTCGAGCAGGAACCGATCGAGGTCCCGGAAGGCTTCCGCGCGCTGGTGATCGGCGCCGGCGCGTCGGGCATGTGCATGGGCGTCCATCTGAAGGCCGCCGGCATTCCCTTCGAAATGATCGAGCGCAACACGGAGGTCGGCGGCGTCTGGCTGGAGAACCGCTACCCCGGCGCCGGCGTCGACACCCCGAACCACCTCTACTCGTTCTCCTTCGTGATGTGGGACTGGTCGAAGTTCTTCGCGCTCCGCGACGAGCTGAAGGCCTATCTCAATCATGTCGCCGATCATTTCGGACTGCGGGACCACATCCGCTTCCAGACGGAAGTGGTTTCGACCGAATGGGTCGAGGACCGCCAGCAGTGGAAGGTGACCACGCGCGACCCCTCGGGCCGCGAAGCGGTCGAGTACGCCAACATCGTTGTCAGCGCCGCCGGCATCTTCAACCCGCCGGTCTTTCCCGACATCCCCGGCATCGACGACTTCGACGGGCCGTCCTTCCATACCTCGCGCTGGCCGGACGACCTGGACCTCAAGGGCAAGCGCGTGGCGATCATCGGCAACGGCGCGAGCGCCATGCAGATCTGCCCAGAAATCCAGCACGACGTCGAATCGCTGACCATTTACCAGCGGTCCCTGCACTGGGCGGCGCCGTTCCCGCATTTCCGCAAGCCGGTGCCGGACGCGCTCCGCTTCCTGATCCGCGAAGTGCCGCTCTATCAGGCGTGGTACCGTTGCCGCCTGGGCTGGACGTTCAACGACCGGGTTCATCCGGCATTGCAGAAGGATCCGGACTGGCCCGATCAGGAACGCTCGCTCAACGCCATCAACGACGGCCACCGCAAGTATTTCACCAAGTACATCCGCGACGAACTGGGCGACCGCCAGGATCTGCTGGAGAAGGTCGTGCCGCCCTATCCGCCCTTCGGCAAGCGCATGCTGATGGACAATGGCTGGTTCCGGATGCTGCGCAATCCGAAGGTCGAACTGGTCACCGAGCGGATCCAGAAGGTCGACGGCAATGCGCTGGTGACCGAGGACGGCGAGCGCCGCGAGGCGGATGTCCTGATCATCGCCACCGGCTTCGACGTGCTGCGCTTCATCAACACCTACGAAGCGCGGGGCCGGGACGGAAAGTCGCTGCGCGAGGTCTGGGACGACGACGACGCGCGCGCCTACATGGGCACGCTCGTCCCGGGCTTCCCCAACTACTTCATCCTCTACGGGCCGAACACGCAGCCGGGCCATGGCGGCAGCCTGCTGTTCGTGATCGAGATGCAGATCAACTACATCATGGATCTGATCCGCAAGATGACGAAGCAGGACATCGGCGCGGCCGAAATCCGCAAGGACGTCCACGACGCCTACAACGCGCATGTCGAGAAGGCCCACGAGAACATGGTCTGGACCCATCCGGGAATGCAGACCTACTACCGCAACGACAAGGGCCGCGTGACCGTCAACTTCCCCTACCGCAATGTCGACCTGTTCGAGATGACGCGCGAGGCGAAGCTGGACGAGTACGAAACGGAAAAGCGGAAGGCGGGGTAG
- a CDS encoding C4-dicarboxylate TRAP transporter substrate-binding protein, translating into MKLGRMIASTALAAGLFAGTSGATELKVSSILAPQGAGAHGYNYFAEQVEKETNGEVTVQVLHGGVLLTPLQMLSGLPDGVGDVGFLLPPYFPAEFPEFNLAANMAIVGDDALAMTGAIHEYITTCEPCLAEHARHGHVYLGSYSATPYYGQGRKAYRTLDELRGTKVRTATAAQGRWAEHFGAVRVAISGTEAFEAISTGTIDVTLAALAEFFNLNLAEVNTHVNMLPVGVFNGNSPFSFGAPQWADLTDDQRAAILRVAPYGVATIVTGYVRDEERAKDVAKERGIELVEPSEELKKASEAYIATDVKLGLEEAERTTGLENAQAKADRYLALIEKWKKLTADIDRTSPQAFGELLWTEVWSKIDPKTYGL; encoded by the coding sequence ATGAAACTCGGACGTATGATCGCGTCGACCGCGCTAGCGGCCGGACTGTTCGCCGGAACGTCGGGCGCGACGGAACTGAAGGTGTCCAGCATCCTGGCGCCCCAGGGCGCAGGTGCCCACGGCTACAACTACTTCGCCGAACAGGTGGAGAAGGAGACCAACGGCGAGGTCACCGTGCAGGTTCTCCACGGCGGCGTGTTGCTGACCCCGCTGCAGATGCTGTCCGGCCTGCCCGACGGCGTCGGCGATGTCGGCTTCCTGCTGCCGCCCTATTTCCCGGCGGAGTTTCCGGAATTCAATCTGGCCGCCAACATGGCGATCGTCGGCGACGATGCGCTGGCGATGACCGGTGCGATCCACGAATACATCACCACCTGCGAGCCGTGCCTCGCCGAGCATGCCCGCCACGGGCATGTCTATCTTGGTTCCTACTCGGCGACGCCCTATTACGGCCAGGGCCGCAAGGCCTACAGGACGCTGGACGAACTGAGAGGCACCAAGGTCCGGACCGCCACTGCGGCGCAGGGCCGCTGGGCCGAGCATTTCGGCGCGGTGCGCGTGGCGATCTCCGGCACCGAGGCCTTCGAGGCGATCTCCACGGGCACCATCGACGTGACGCTGGCCGCACTGGCGGAGTTCTTCAATCTCAACCTCGCCGAGGTGAACACCCACGTGAACATGCTGCCGGTGGGCGTCTTCAACGGCAACTCGCCCTTCAGCTTCGGCGCGCCCCAGTGGGCGGACCTGACCGACGATCAGCGCGCCGCCATCCTGCGGGTGGCGCCCTATGGCGTGGCAACCATCGTCACCGGCTATGTCCGCGACGAGGAGCGGGCCAAGGACGTCGCGAAGGAGCGTGGCATCGAACTCGTCGAGCCTTCCGAGGAACTGAAGAAGGCTTCCGAGGCCTACATCGCGACCGATGTGAAGCTCGGCCTGGAGGAAGCCGAGCGGACCACCGGGCTCGAGAACGCCCAGGCCAAGGCAGACCGCTATCTCGCCCTGATCGAGAAGTGGAAGAAGCTCACGGCCGACATCGACCGTACGAGCCCGCAGGCGTTCGGTGAACTGCTCTGGACCGAGGTCTGGAGCAAGATCGATCCGAAGACCTACGGACTCTGA